Proteins from a genomic interval of Rhipicephalus microplus isolate Deutch F79 chromosome 6, USDA_Rmic, whole genome shotgun sequence:
- the LOC119168607 gene encoding carboxypeptidase inhibitor SmCI-like, with amino-acid sequence MCELKLEKGECGLSHPKWWFNSYTGRCEQFYYGGCGGNDNRFDEKVDCGRACIDPQAGMHSYCFRPPQRGPCVGSLECFYFDNSTQTCHPFVYGGCRSNGNNFESYTSCMNFCKI; translated from the exons ATGTGCGAACTGAAGTTGGAAAAGGGGGAATGCGGATTGAGTCATCCGAAATGGTGGTTTAACAGCTACACTGGACGATGCGAGCAGTTCTACTATGGTGGTTGTGGTGGCAATGACAACAGATTTGACGAAAAGGTGGACTGCGGGCGGGCATGCATCGATCCACAAG CGGGGATGCACAGCTACTGCTTCAGGCCTCCTCAGCGGGGTCCGTGCGTGGGAAGCTTGGAGTGCTTCTACTTTGACAACAGCACGCAGACCTGCCACCCCTTTGTCTACGGAGGCTGCCGAAGCAACGGCAACAACTTTGAATCGTACACTTCTTGCATGAACTTTTGCAAGATTTAA